A section of the Acanthochromis polyacanthus isolate Apoly-LR-REF ecotype Palm Island chromosome 13, KAUST_Apoly_ChrSc, whole genome shotgun sequence genome encodes:
- the mrm3a gene encoding rRNA methyltransferase 3A, mitochondrial, translating into MAAYMRSVICLFSIERNVFLTQRSGVLVESKRYVRGLRRKPVRVLFPENETGKVLKPPQSEPPEQNVRRLKEAKAPSTREHLDETDSVKTRSNVQSSVKHAHVGVTKDQVDGLRFERAFPGDKRLARLVSVARSRTFREHQGKILLEGRRLICDALDAGANPQTVFFSTVDRLRELPLDKLRRASLVKVKFEDIKTWSELVAPQGVIAIFSRPDPSRMNFADRSHSVPLSLICDNIRDPGNLGTMLRCAAAAGCHNILLTKGCVDVWEPKVLRAAMGAHFRLPIHSSLTWDDIESHLPKPVTVHVADGSCEPDRSRETEVNASHNLSKAGDYGWVSSRPNRRNTRYEEYDSDSDADSDDERLSLPRVDTKLYHDSWARSPTALVIGGETHGLSVESVQLAEKTDGHRLFIPVAPEVDSLNSAMAASILLFEGRKQLLQLLQTSGKKRQPKAERHVS; encoded by the exons ATGGCAGCTTACATGAGAAGCGTGATATGCCTCTTTTCCATAGAGAGGAATGTTTTCCTAACACAGAGGAGCGGTGTTTTGGTGGAATCAAAACGGTATGTTCGCGGACTGAGGAGGAAACCTGTCAGAGTGTTGTTTCCCGAAAACGAGACGGGAAAAGTCCTGAAGCCTCCGCAGTCTGAGCCACCAGAGCAGAATGTCAGGAGATTGAAGGAGGCAAAAGCCCCATCTACAAGAGAGCATCTAGACGAAACGGACTCTGTCAAAACAAGAAGTAATGTGCAGTCGAGTGTGAAACATGCACACGTTGGTGTTACAAAGGATCAGGTTGACGGACTGCGCTTTGAGAGGGCTTTTCCTGGAGATAAAAGACTGGC GAGGCTGGTGAGTGTTGCTCGTTCCAGGACGTTTCGGGAGCATCAGGGTAAAATCCTGCTGGAGGGCAGGCGTTTGATCTGTGATGCTCTGGATGCTGGAGCCAACCCACAGACGGTGTTCTTCAGCACGGTGGATCGGCTCCGAGAGCTGCCCTTAGACAAGCTGAGGAGGGCCTCGCTGGTTAAAGTCAAGTTTGAGGACATCAAGACCTGGTCTGAACTCGTGGCCCCACAAGGAGTGATCG CTATATTTTCTCGGCCGGATCCATCACGGATGAACTTTGCTGATAGAAGTCATTCAGTTCCGCTTTCCTTGATATGCGACAACATCCGAGACCCCGGCAATCTTGGCACGATGCTGcgatgtgctgctgctgctggctgccaTAATATCCTCCTCACCAAAG GCTGTGTGGATGTTTGGGAGCCTAAAGTTCTGCGTGCAGCCATGGGCGCTCACTTCCGCCTTCCCATCCACTCCAGCCTGACCTGGGATGATATTGAAAGTCATCTTCCTAAACCTGTGACTGTCCATGTGGCTGACGGCAGCTGTGAACCTGACAGAAGCAGAGAAACTGAAGTTAATGCGTCTCACAATCTGTCCAAAGCAGGAGACTACGGTTGGGTCAGCTCAAGGCCTAATCGCAGAAACACCCGCTACGAGGAGTACGATTCGGACTCTGATGCTGACTCTGATGATGAGAGACTTTCCCTCCCCAGAGTGGACACCAAGCTGTACCATGACAGCTGGGCTCGGAGCCCCACTGCTCTTGTGATTGGTGGAGAGACACACGGTCTGAGTGTAGAATCCGTCCAGTTAGCCGAGAAAACTGACGGCCACAGGCTCTTTATTCCAGTCGCTCCTGAAGTGGACAGCTTGAACTCAGCCATGGCAGCCAGCATTCTGTTGTTTGAGGGCAGGAAGCAGCTGTTACAACTTCTGCAAACATCTGGGAAGAAAAGGCAACCTAAAGCTGAGAGGCATGTCTCATAA